One window of Carassius auratus strain Wakin chromosome 17, ASM336829v1, whole genome shotgun sequence genomic DNA carries:
- the cdk1 gene encoding cyclin-dependent kinase 1: protein MDDYLKIEKIGEGTYGVVYKGRNKTTGQVVAMKKIRLESEEEGVPSTAVREISLLKELQHPNVVRLLDVLMQESKLYLVFEFLSMDLKKYLDSIPSGQFMDPMLVKSYLYQILEGILFCHCRRVLHRDLKPQNLLIDNKGVIKLADFGLARAFGVPVRVYTHEVVTLWYRAPEVLLGASRYSTPVDVWSIGTIFAELATKKPLFHGDSEIDQLFRIFRTLGTPNNEVWPDVESLPDYKNTFPKWKSGNLASTVKNLDKNGIDLLTKMLIYDPPKRISARQAMTHPYFDDLDKSTLPASNLKI, encoded by the exons ATGGATGACTATCTGAAGATAGAGAAAATTGGTGAAG GTACATATGGTGTGGTATATAAGGGCAGGAATAAAACCACTGGACAAGTGGTTGCTATGAAGAAGATCCGCCTGGAGAGTGAGGAGGAGGGAGTTCCCAGCACCGCTGTCAGAGAAATCTCCCTCCTCAAGGAGCTCCAGCATCCCAACGTTGTACG CCTGCTGGATGTATTGATGCAGGAGTCAAAGTTATACCTGGTGTTTGAATTTCTGTCCATGGATCTGAAGAAGTACTTGGACTCCATCCCATCAGGCCAGTTCATGGATCCCATGCTTGTCAAG AGTTACCTGTATCAGATCCTTGAGGGGATTCTGTTCTGCCACTGTCGCAGGGTTCTGCATCGTGACCTAAAGCCCCAGAATCTGCTGATTGATAATAAAGGTGTGATTAAGCTGGCAGACTTTGGGCTGGCACGTGCCTTTGGAGTCCCGGTCAGAGTGTACACACATGAG GTGGTCACTCTGTGGTACAGAGCTCCAGAAGTCTTGCTGGGGGCCTCACGTTATTCCACACCAGTAGATGTCTGGAGTATTGGTACCATCTTTGCCGAACTCGCTACAAAGAAACCTCTCTTCCATGGAGACTCAGAAATAGACCAGCTCTTCAGGATCTTCAG GACTCTTGGAACCCCTAACAATGAGGTCTGGCCAGATGTTGAGTCGCTGCCAGATTATAAGAATACCTTCCCAAAGTGGAAATCTGGGAATCTGGCCAGTACTGTGAAAAACCTGGACAAGAACGGCATTGACCTGCTCACG aaaatgcTGATTTATGACCCTCCTAAGCGGATCTCAGCACGGCAAGCAATGACACATCCATATTTTGACGATTTAGACAAGAGCACTCTTCCAGCCAGTAACCTGAAGATATAG